One window of Nymphaea colorata isolate Beijing-Zhang1983 chromosome 1, ASM883128v2, whole genome shotgun sequence genomic DNA carries:
- the LOC116255121 gene encoding isocitrate dehydrogenase [NADP] isoform X2: protein MGFEKIKVANPIVEMDGDEMTRVFWQMIKDKLIFPFLELDIKYFDLGLPNRDATDDKVTVESAEATLKYNVAIKCATITPDEARVKEFNLKAMWKSPNGTIRNILNGTVFREPIICKNVPRLVPGWTKPICIGRHAFGDQYRATDTVVSGPGKLKLVFVPEGSCEKTELEVYDFKGAGGVALSMYNTDESIRAFAEASMATAYQKKWPLYLSTKNTILKKYDGRFKDIFQEVYESEWKSKYEAAGIWYEHRLIDDMVAYALKSEGGYVWACKNYDGDVQSDFLAQGFGSLGLMTSVLVCPDGKTIEAEAAHGTVTRHYRVHQKGGETSTNSIASIFAWTRGLAHRAKLDNNERLLDFTEKLEAACVGIVESGKMTKDLALLIHGPKVTREWYLNTQEFIESVAEELKARLGVQAKCA, encoded by the exons ATGGGGTTCGAGAAGATCAAGGTCGCCAATCCTATCGTCGAGATGGACG GGGATGAAATGACGAGAGTTTTTTGGCAAATGATCAAGGACAAG cttatttttccttttctggagCTTGACATAAAGTACTTTGACCTTGGACTTCCTAACCGCGATGCTACCGATGACAAAGTTACTGTTGAGAGTGCTGAAGCCACTTTAAA GTATAATGTGGCTATCAAATGTGCAACTATAACACCTG ATGAAGCCCGTGTTAAGGAGTTCAATCTGAAGGCTATGTGGAAGAGCCCAAATGGCACAATCAGGAATATTCTAAATG GCACTGTATTTAGGGAGCCAATTATTTGCAAGAATGTCCCAAGACTTGTGCCAG GATGGACAAAGCCTATATGCATTGGAAGGCATGCTTTTGGTGATCAATATCGGGCAACTGATACGGTCGTCTCAGGACCTGGAAAGCTTAAGCTAGTTTTTG TTCCAGAAGGAAGCTGTGAGAAGACTGAACTAGAAGTATATGATTTTAAGGGTGCTGGAGGAGTTGCTCTGTCAATGTACAACACTGATGAG TCGATACGTGCATTTGCGGAGGCTTCAATGGCCACAGCTTATCAGAAGAAGTGGCCGCTTTATCTCAGTACCAAAAATACAATCTTGAAGAAATATGATGGGAG GTTCAAAGACATTTTCCAGGAGGTCTATGAGAGTGAGTGGAAATCCAAGTATGAGGCTGCAGGGATATG GTATGAGCACAGACTTATTGACGATATGGTTGCTTATGCACTCAAGAGTGAAGGTGGATATGTGTGGGCCTGCAAAAATTATGATGGTGATGTGCAGAGTGATTTCTTAGCGCAGG GTTTTGGATCTCTTGGACTAATGACATCTGTGCTG GTTTGCCCTGATGGGAAAACAATTGAGGCTGAAGCTGCTCATGGAACAGTTACTCGACATTATCGTGTCCACCAAAAGGGTGGTGAAACAAGTACCAACAGCATTGCTTCAATCTTTGCTTGGACACGTGGTCTTGCACACAG GGCCAAGCTTGATAACAATGAGAGGCTTTTGGATTTCACAGAGAAATTGGAGGCTGCTTGTGTTGGGATTGTGGAGTCAGGAAAAATGACCAAAGATTTGGCTCTTCTCATCCATGGACCCAA GGTTACTCGAGAGTGGTATTTGAACACACAAGAGTTCATTGAATCAGTTGCAGAGGAGTTGAAAGCCAGACTTGGTGTCCAAGCAAA GTGCGCGTAG
- the LOC116255145 gene encoding uncharacterized protein LOC116255145, whose amino-acid sequence MPFSLPSAYPLPIPSSSKRFNRCTFPVCSRSQRPFICSALRPDEISEIVHNKVLISSTAAAALGQFSKPFTSALNGKGVDFRAAMRSGGMPSVHSASVIAAATAIGLERGFADPIFGLSVVFAAIVMYDAQGVRKEVGAHAKVINSRLLGAQSNRISLAEGRDTLAVVNEFDSRSTGISKETNAPLLSPAEELVAVEGGSEAAKFRATMLNKYPSNVYKPEEIKSDVMNDGAKMEQDHKYVVLKESVGHTESEVLAGAVFGFLIAIIVGAIL is encoded by the exons ATGCCCTTCTCACTACCCTCTGCCTATCCTCTGCCCATTCCTTCTAGTTCTAAGCGATTCAATCGCTGCACCTTTCCCGTATGCAGCAGATCTCAGCGTCCCTTCATCTGCTCAGCGCTCCGGCCCGATGAGATCTCCGAGATCGTCCACAACAAG GTTTTGATTTCTTCCACCGCTGCCGCTGCACTCGGCCAATTCTCTAAGCCCTTCACTTCTGCTTTGAATGGGAAGGGCGTCGATTTTCGGGCAGCAATGCGATCGGGAGGCATGCCTTCAGTTCATTCGGCA AGTGTTATTGCTGCGGCAACTGCAATTGGGTTAGAGAG AGGATTCGCAGACCCCATTTTTGGTCTGTCCGTGGTTTTTGCAGCCATTGTCATGTATGATGCTCAG GGCGTGAGAAAGGAAGTTGGTGCTCATGCAAAAGTGATAAACAGCAGACTGCTTGGTGCCCAAAGCAACCGAATCTCTCTTGCGGAAGGAAGGGATACTTTAGCCGTTGTCAATGAATTTGACTCAAGATCTACAGGAATTTCGAAAGAAACCAATGCTCCATTATTATCGCCGGCCGAAGAGCTGGTGGCGGTTGAAGGAGGATCTGAAGCAGCGAAGTTTAGAGCTACCATGTTGAACAAATATCCTAGCAATGTATATAAACCTGAAGAAATCAAGTCTGATGTTATGAATGATGGTGCAAAAATGGAGCAAGATCACAAGTATGTTGTGTTAAAAGAATCAGTTGGCCATACAGAGAGTGAGGTTCTTGCAGGAGCAGTCTTTGGTTTTCTTATAGCAATTATTGTTGGTGCGATTTTGTAG
- the LOC116255121 gene encoding isocitrate dehydrogenase [NADP] isoform X1 has translation MGFEKIKVANPIVEMDGDEMTRVFWQMIKDKLIFPFLELDIKYFDLGLPNRDATDDKVTVESAEATLKYNVAIKCATITPDEARVKEFNLKAMWKSPNGTIRNILNGTVFREPIICKNVPRLVPGWTKPICIGRHAFGDQYRATDTVVSGPGKLKLVFVPEGSCEKTELEVYDFKGAGGVALSMYNTDESIRAFAEASMATAYQKKWPLYLSTKNTILKKYDGRFKDIFQEVYESEWKSKYEAAGIWYEHRLIDDMVAYALKSEGGYVWACKNYDGDVQSDFLAQGFGSLGLMTSVLVCPDGKTIEAEAAHGTVTRHYRVHQKGGETSTNSIASIFAWTRGLAHRAKLDNNERLLDFTEKLEAACVGIVESGKMTKDLALLIHGPKVTREWYLNTQEFIESVAEELKARLGVQAKLCA, from the exons ATGGGGTTCGAGAAGATCAAGGTCGCCAATCCTATCGTCGAGATGGACG GGGATGAAATGACGAGAGTTTTTTGGCAAATGATCAAGGACAAG cttatttttccttttctggagCTTGACATAAAGTACTTTGACCTTGGACTTCCTAACCGCGATGCTACCGATGACAAAGTTACTGTTGAGAGTGCTGAAGCCACTTTAAA GTATAATGTGGCTATCAAATGTGCAACTATAACACCTG ATGAAGCCCGTGTTAAGGAGTTCAATCTGAAGGCTATGTGGAAGAGCCCAAATGGCACAATCAGGAATATTCTAAATG GCACTGTATTTAGGGAGCCAATTATTTGCAAGAATGTCCCAAGACTTGTGCCAG GATGGACAAAGCCTATATGCATTGGAAGGCATGCTTTTGGTGATCAATATCGGGCAACTGATACGGTCGTCTCAGGACCTGGAAAGCTTAAGCTAGTTTTTG TTCCAGAAGGAAGCTGTGAGAAGACTGAACTAGAAGTATATGATTTTAAGGGTGCTGGAGGAGTTGCTCTGTCAATGTACAACACTGATGAG TCGATACGTGCATTTGCGGAGGCTTCAATGGCCACAGCTTATCAGAAGAAGTGGCCGCTTTATCTCAGTACCAAAAATACAATCTTGAAGAAATATGATGGGAG GTTCAAAGACATTTTCCAGGAGGTCTATGAGAGTGAGTGGAAATCCAAGTATGAGGCTGCAGGGATATG GTATGAGCACAGACTTATTGACGATATGGTTGCTTATGCACTCAAGAGTGAAGGTGGATATGTGTGGGCCTGCAAAAATTATGATGGTGATGTGCAGAGTGATTTCTTAGCGCAGG GTTTTGGATCTCTTGGACTAATGACATCTGTGCTG GTTTGCCCTGATGGGAAAACAATTGAGGCTGAAGCTGCTCATGGAACAGTTACTCGACATTATCGTGTCCACCAAAAGGGTGGTGAAACAAGTACCAACAGCATTGCTTCAATCTTTGCTTGGACACGTGGTCTTGCACACAG GGCCAAGCTTGATAACAATGAGAGGCTTTTGGATTTCACAGAGAAATTGGAGGCTGCTTGTGTTGGGATTGTGGAGTCAGGAAAAATGACCAAAGATTTGGCTCTTCTCATCCATGGACCCAA GGTTACTCGAGAGTGGTATTTGAACACACAAGAGTTCATTGAATCAGTTGCAGAGGAGTTGAAAGCCAGACTTGGTGTCCAAGCAAAGTT GTGCGCGTAG
- the LOC116247431 gene encoding uncharacterized protein LOC116247431 — protein MSGAQGAQPKGSLTKTTYESVEGGENKARLNVRSARPGEDEGYISVDQEQDKVKDAAGKGGPVFGEGKEEGKQDLGVTGTGG, from the coding sequence ATGTCAGGAGCACAGGGGGCACAGCCAAAGGGGTCGCTGACGAAGACGACGTACGAGTCGGTGGAAGGAGGGGAGAACAAGGCAAGGTTGAACGTTCGGTCGGCGAGGCCTGGGGAGGATGAAGGGTACATCTCGGTGGACCAGGAGCAGGACAAGGTGAAGGACGCCGCTGGGAAAGGCGGCCCGGTCTTTGGggaaggcaaggaagaagggaagcagGATCTTGGGGTCACCGGCACCGGTGGGTGA
- the LOC116247420 gene encoding pentatricopeptide repeat-containing protein At4g21065-like yields MNSLLLSRARAGGLSSRCLFFLKFTYSSSSSLSISHQDTSYLKSRYQFSETTFPHLDGGPYSSFLSLLQACISAKSISPGKQIHGFLVVNGLGEDTVLGTKLVNLYSLCNCVAYARQVFERISKRNVFLWNVLIRGYAWNGPFEEAIKLFYGMIDVGLRPDNFTFPFVLKACSGLSALKVGKEVHELAVQTGWESDVFVGAGLIDMYAKCGCVDRAHEVFNKIPERDVVLWNSMVGAYAQNGRPSEALSLCREMTLKGFRLTDASLVTVLSASADSAALPQGKEIHGYSWRHGFAAHERVGTALVDMYAKGGLVQNARKLFDRLAEKRTISWNAMIAGYGMHGHAAEALALFDEMKRTGSVPDHITFVGVLSACSHGGVMDEGWEFFNSMKRDYFIEPGVEHYTCMVALLGHSKRLNEAYDLILSMPVEPDTGIWGSLLSSCKIHKNVQLGEIALQKLIELEPTDAGNYVMLSNIYAQSGNWEGVIKMRTVMQERGLKKAVACSWIKVKNQVHAFLAGDTTHPDSEKIYTELDTLRSLMEETGYVPDTAPVFHDVEDDEKLNILHSHSERLAIAFGLISTSPGTRLLITKNIRICDDCHAFIKHASKVVQREIVVRDVNRYHHFRDGECSCGGYW; encoded by the coding sequence ATGAACTCTCTCCTTCTTTCCCGTGCCAGAGCCGGTGGTCTTTCTTCTCGGTGCTTATTTTTCCTCAAATTCACTTACTCATCTTCTTCCTCGCTCTCCATTTCCCATCAAGACACTTCTTACCTAAAATCTAGGTACCAATTTTCTGAAACAACCTTTCCTCATCTTGATGGCGGTCCCTACTCTTCTTTTCTATCTCTTCTCCAAGCTTGCATATCAGCGAAATCAATTAGCCCTGGGAAACAGATCCATGGATTCCTTGTCGTCAACGGTCTTGGCGAAGACACTGTTTTGGGCACCAAGCTGGTAAACCTGTACTCTCTCTGCAACTGCGTCGCTTATGCACGCCAGGTGTTCGAGAGAATTTCGAAGAGGAACGTCTTCCTGTGGAATGTCCTGATACGAGGGTATGCGTGGAATGGTCCCTTTGAAGAAGCTATTAAGCTTTTCTACGGTATGATTGACGTGGGATTGCGGCCTGATAATTTCACGTTCCCCTTTGTCTTGAAGGCGTGTTCAGGTCTTTCTGCTCTCAAAGTGGGAAAGGAAGTGCATGAACTTGCTGTTCAGACAGGGTGGGAGTCTGATGTCTTTGTTGGTGCTGGCTTGATCGACATGTATGCCAAGTGCGGTTGTGTTGATCGTGCACATGAAGTTTTCAACAAGATCCCTGAGAGGGACGTCGTCTTGTGGAATTCCATGGTTGGTGCCTATGCGCAAAATGGGCGGCCAAGTGAAGCATTGTCCTTGTGCAGAGAAATGACGTTGAAGGGTTTCAGACTCACGGATGCCTCACTTGTTACAGTATTGTCAGCCTCAGCAGACAGTGCTGCCTTGCCACAAGGTAAAGAGATTCATGGATATAGTTGGCGACACGGGTTTGCAGCTCACGAAAGGGTTGGGACTGCATTGGTGGATATGTATGCCAAAGGTGGCTTGGTTCAAAATGCACGTAAACTGTTTGACAGGCTCGCAGAAAAGCGTACAATCTCCTGGAATGCCATGATTGCAGGATATGGAATGCATGGTCACGCTGCTGAAGCTCTTGCTCTGTTTGATGAGATGAAGAGGACTGGAAGCGTTCCTGATCATATTACCTTTGTGGGTGTCCTATCTGCTTGCAGTCACGGAGGTGTGATGGACGAAGGATGGGAGTTCTTCAATTCGATGAAGCGAGATTACTTTATCGAACCAGGAGTTGAACACTACACTTGCATGGTTGCTCTACTTGGCCACTCTAAGCGCCTCAATGAAGCCTATGATCTTATCTTGAGTATGCCAGTGGAGCCCGATACAGGAATTTGGGGTTCTTTGCTTTCTTCCTGCAAGATTCATAAAAATGTGCAGCTGGGTGAGATCGCACTTCAGAAATTAATTGAACTCGAACCAACCGATGCTGGAAACTATGTCATGTTGTCCAACATATATGCACAATCTGGAAACTGGGAAGGTGTTATAAAGATGAGAACGGTGATGCAGGAGAGGGGGTTGAAGAAAGCAGTTGCTTGCAGTTGGATCAAGGTGAAGAATCAAGTCCATGCTTTCTTGGCTGGTGACACAACCCACCCGGACTCGGAGAAAATCTATACGGAGCTTGACACCCTGAGAAGTCTGATGGAGGAAACCGGATACGTGCCCGACACTGCACCAGTGTTTCATGAtgttgaagatgatgaaaagtTGAATATTTTGCACAGTCATAGCGAGCGGTTGGCAATTGCCTTTGGGCTGATAAGTACTAGTCCTGGCACAAGGCTTCTGATAACAAAGAACATTCGTATTTGTGACGATTGCCATGCTTTCATCAAGCATGCATCCAAAGTTGTGCAGCGGGAGATTGTGGTCAGAGACGTAAACCGTTACCATCATTTTAGGGATGGGGAATGTTCTTGCGGTGGCTACTGGTAA
- the LOC116255121 gene encoding isocitrate dehydrogenase [NADP] isoform X3: MGFEKIKVANPIVEMDGDEMTRVFWQMIKDKLIFPFLELDIKYFDLGLPNRDATDDKVTVESAEATLKYNVAIKCATITPDEARVKEFNLKAMWKSPNGTIRNILNGTVFREPIICKNVPRLVPGWTKPICIGRHAFGDQYRATDTVVSGPGKLKLVFVPEGSCEKTELEVYDFKGAGGVALSMYNTDESIRAFAEASMATAYQKKWPLYLSTKNTILKKYDGRFKDIFQEVYESEWKSKYEAAGIWYEHRLIDDMVAYALKSEGGYVWACKNYDGDVQSDFLAQGFGSLGLMTSVLVCPDGKTIEAEAAHGTVTRHYRVHQKGGETSTNSIASIFAWTRGLAHRAKLDNNERLLDFTEKLEAACVGIVESGKMTKDLALLIHGPKVTREWYLNTQEFIESVAEELKARLGVQAKL, translated from the exons ATGGGGTTCGAGAAGATCAAGGTCGCCAATCCTATCGTCGAGATGGACG GGGATGAAATGACGAGAGTTTTTTGGCAAATGATCAAGGACAAG cttatttttccttttctggagCTTGACATAAAGTACTTTGACCTTGGACTTCCTAACCGCGATGCTACCGATGACAAAGTTACTGTTGAGAGTGCTGAAGCCACTTTAAA GTATAATGTGGCTATCAAATGTGCAACTATAACACCTG ATGAAGCCCGTGTTAAGGAGTTCAATCTGAAGGCTATGTGGAAGAGCCCAAATGGCACAATCAGGAATATTCTAAATG GCACTGTATTTAGGGAGCCAATTATTTGCAAGAATGTCCCAAGACTTGTGCCAG GATGGACAAAGCCTATATGCATTGGAAGGCATGCTTTTGGTGATCAATATCGGGCAACTGATACGGTCGTCTCAGGACCTGGAAAGCTTAAGCTAGTTTTTG TTCCAGAAGGAAGCTGTGAGAAGACTGAACTAGAAGTATATGATTTTAAGGGTGCTGGAGGAGTTGCTCTGTCAATGTACAACACTGATGAG TCGATACGTGCATTTGCGGAGGCTTCAATGGCCACAGCTTATCAGAAGAAGTGGCCGCTTTATCTCAGTACCAAAAATACAATCTTGAAGAAATATGATGGGAG GTTCAAAGACATTTTCCAGGAGGTCTATGAGAGTGAGTGGAAATCCAAGTATGAGGCTGCAGGGATATG GTATGAGCACAGACTTATTGACGATATGGTTGCTTATGCACTCAAGAGTGAAGGTGGATATGTGTGGGCCTGCAAAAATTATGATGGTGATGTGCAGAGTGATTTCTTAGCGCAGG GTTTTGGATCTCTTGGACTAATGACATCTGTGCTG GTTTGCCCTGATGGGAAAACAATTGAGGCTGAAGCTGCTCATGGAACAGTTACTCGACATTATCGTGTCCACCAAAAGGGTGGTGAAACAAGTACCAACAGCATTGCTTCAATCTTTGCTTGGACACGTGGTCTTGCACACAG GGCCAAGCTTGATAACAATGAGAGGCTTTTGGATTTCACAGAGAAATTGGAGGCTGCTTGTGTTGGGATTGTGGAGTCAGGAAAAATGACCAAAGATTTGGCTCTTCTCATCCATGGACCCAA GGTTACTCGAGAGTGGTATTTGAACACACAAGAGTTCATTGAATCAGTTGCAGAGGAGTTGAAAGCCAGACTTGGTGTCCAAGCAAAGTTGTAA